A stretch of DNA from Sphingomonas ginkgonis:
GATGTTCTCGGCAAGGTCGTGCTCGCCCGACGAAATGAAGATCTTGGTCCCGGTGATCCGGTAGCTGCCGTCCGCCTGCGGCTCGGCGCGCGTCTTGAGCAGCCCGAGATCGGTCCCGCAATGCGGCTCGGTGAGGTTCATCGTCCCGGTCCAGGTGCCGGCGATCATGTTCGGCAGATAGGTCTGCTTCTGCTCGTCCGACCCCTTCACCAGCAGTGCGGCAATCGCCCCGGCGGTGAGGCCGTGGTACATTTCGAAGCTCTGGTTGGCGGACAGGACATATTCGCTGAGCGCGGTCGCGAGGACCTGCGGCAAGCCCTGTCCGCCGAACTCCTGCGGGGCCGAGAGCGTCGTCCAGCCACCCTCGCAATATTGGCGATAGGCATCCTTGAAGCCCTTCGGCGTGGTCACCGAGCCGTCGGAGTGACGGGTGCAGCCTTCCTCGTCGCCGGTGCGGTTGAGCGGCGCCAGCACTTCCTCGGCGAAACGCGCGCCCTCGGCCAGGATCGCCTCGACCATGTCGGGCGTGGCGTCGGCGAAGCCGGGCACGTTCGAATAGCGGCCGAGCTCGACGACATGGTCGAGCACGTAGCGGGTGTCGCGGACGGGGGCGTTGTAGATCGGCATGGCTCAGTCCCTGTCGAGAAGGCGGATGAAGTCGTCGAGCTCGGCGATGGTCGCGTCGATGTCGCGGCGTTGCCGCTCGAGCGAGGCGATCTGGACTCGGCAGCGCTCGACGGTGCGCAGCCGCTGGGTCTCGCGGTTGTCGCCGAGATCGTAGAGGTCGAGCAGTTCCTTGATGTCGGCGAGGCTGAAGCCGACGCGCTTGCCGCGCAGGATCCAGGCGAGACGGGCACGGTCGCGTTCGGTGTAGAGCCGCTGGGTGCCGCGGCGGAGCGGGGCGATGAGCTGCTCGTCCTCGTAGAAGCGGAGCGCCCGGCCGGTCACCCCGAATTCCTCGCACAGCTCGCCGATCGAGAAATGATGCTCGCGGTCGGTCGCTACGGTCGCCATGCCGCGGCCTTACTTTACCTTTCCGTAAAGGTCAACAGAGCGGATCGCCGGCGAGGTCGCGCGCCTCGGCCGGCTGGCCGGGGGAGCGGATGAAGCGCTTGCCGGCCCAGTCCGCCCCCGGCGCGCAGTAGAAGGAGCAGGAGGGCGAACGCGCTCCGAGCGTCAGTGTCGATCCCGCGACGCTGGCCTCGATCCGGCAGGCGGGATCGCCGGTCGGCACCAGCACCAGCCGGTCTCCTTGCCGCGATGCGGTCCCGCTCACCGAGCAGTTGAGATCGCCGGCACCATAGGTGATGAGGCCGGCCCGCTCCCCCGACAGGCACAGCCGGTCGCGGCCCTGACCGGCGTAGAGCGCCTGCTCCGCCTTCGGTGCGGCCGCCTCCTTGGCCGAGCAGGACGGGAGCAGCAGGGCGAGCAGCAGGGCAAGGCGACGCATCGCTCCTCGGTGCGGGAAGTCTGCCGCCGCTTCAACCCCGGTTCAGGCTGAGCGCGACAAAGGCGACGCGCTGCGCTAGAGGCGCGACTCTCATCACATCTGACAGGTTCGGGCGGGCGATCATGCTGACGACCAATCCCTTCGACGACGACAAGCTGCGCGAAGAGTGCGGAATCTTCGGGATCTGGGGAGCCGATGGCGCCGCCAGCTTCGTCGCGCTCGGGCTGCACGCGCTGCAGCACCGCGGGCAGGAAGCCGCCGGGATCACCAGCTTCGACGGTCACGGCTTCCACACCCACCGCGCCATGGGCCATGTCGCCGGCAATTTCGACCGCGAGGAGGTCATCCGCAGCCTGACGGGGCGCACCTCGATCGGCCACGTCCGCTATTCGACCACCGGCGAGACCGCGCTGCGCAACGTCCAGCCGCTGTTTGCAGAGCTCAGCGAGGGCGGGTTCGCGGTCGCCCACAACGGCAATCTGTCCAACGCGATGAAGCTGCGGCGGACGCTCAACCGGCGCGGCTCGATCTTTCAGTCGACCAGCGACACCGAGGTCATCATCCACCTCGTCGCGACCTCCGGCTACATCACGCCGCTCGACCGGCTGACCGACGCGCTGAAGCAGGTCGAGGGCGCCTATTCGCTGCTGGTCCTGACGCCGAACGGGCTGGTCGCCACCCGTGATCCGCTCGGCATCCGCCCGCTGGTCATGGGCAAGCTCGGCGAGGCGACCATTTTCGCCAGCGAGACGGTGGCGCTGGACGTGATCGGCGCGACCTACCTGCGCGACGTCGAGCCGGGCGAGCTGGTGCTGGTCAACGACAGCGGCATCCGCAGCTTCCGGCCGTTCCAGAAGGTCCAGGCGCGTCCCTGCATCTTCGAGCATGTCTATTTCAGCCGGCCCGACTCGGTCGCCGAGGGCAAGTCGGTCTACGAGGTGCGCAAGAACATCGGCGCCGAGCTTGCCCGCGAGGCGCCGGTCGAGGCCGACTATGTCGTCCCCGTCCCCGACAGCGGAGTCCCGGCGGCGATCGGCTACAGCCAGGCGAGCGGCATTCCGTTCGAGCTGGGGATCATCCGCTCGCACTATGTCGGGCGGACCTTCATCCAGCCGACCGACGGGGTCCGCCACCTGGGCGTCAAGCTCAAGCACAACGCCAATTCGGCGCTGATCCATGGCAAGCGGATCGTGCTGATCGACGACTCGATCGTCCGCGGCACTACCAGCGTGAAGATCGTCCAGATGATGCGCGACGCGGGCGCGCGCGAGGTCCACATGCGGATCGCCTCGCCCCCGACCCGGCACAGCTGCTTTTACGGTGTCGACACGCCGGAGCGCGCCAAGCTCCTCGCCGCGCAGATGGGGATCGAGGCGATGGAGGATTACATCAACGCCGACAGCCTCGCCTTCGTCTCCCTGGACGGGCTCTACCGGGCGATGGGCGACGCGCGCGACGCCGCGGCGCCGCAGCGCTGCGACGCATGCTTTAGCGGCGACTATCCGACCCGGTTGACCGACCTCATCGACAAGGAAGC
This window harbors:
- a CDS encoding MerR family transcriptional regulator, with protein sequence MATVATDREHHFSIGELCEEFGVTGRALRFYEDEQLIAPLRRGTQRLYTERDRARLAWILRGKRVGFSLADIKELLDLYDLGDNRETQRLRTVERCRVQIASLERQRRDIDATIAELDDFIRLLDRD
- the purF gene encoding amidophosphoribosyltransferase, translating into MLTTNPFDDDKLREECGIFGIWGADGAASFVALGLHALQHRGQEAAGITSFDGHGFHTHRAMGHVAGNFDREEVIRSLTGRTSIGHVRYSTTGETALRNVQPLFAELSEGGFAVAHNGNLSNAMKLRRTLNRRGSIFQSTSDTEVIIHLVATSGYITPLDRLTDALKQVEGAYSLLVLTPNGLVATRDPLGIRPLVMGKLGEATIFASETVALDVIGATYLRDVEPGELVLVNDSGIRSFRPFQKVQARPCIFEHVYFSRPDSVAEGKSVYEVRKNIGAELAREAPVEADYVVPVPDSGVPAAIGYSQASGIPFELGIIRSHYVGRTFIQPTDGVRHLGVKLKHNANSALIHGKRIVLIDDSIVRGTTSVKIVQMMRDAGAREVHMRIASPPTRHSCFYGVDTPERAKLLAAQMGIEAMEDYINADSLAFVSLDGLYRAMGDARDAAAPQRCDACFSGDYPTRLTDLIDKEAADEKALALVASR